The segment CAGCAGCTCGCGGTCGCCGGAACCGGCGACGAGGAACGTGCGCCCCCGCGCCGGCGGCAAAGCGCGCAGCAACCGTTCCAGATCGCCGACGCGCCGGTAAGCGTACAGTTCAAAAGGCATGGCGCACCTCCTTCCCCACTTCGTTCGCGCCGTGCCGCCCGCGATTTTCGCGCAGCAGTTCCAGCGTGGTTTCCGGCAGCAGTTCCTCCAGCTCCGGCTCGTCCGGGGCGCCGCGTTCCAGCAGCGCGCGCACGCGCGTGGCGCTGATCGGCGCGCCGCCGGCCTGGCAGCGGGGGATCTCCGTCACTTCGACGCCCAGCGGCGGCAAAAACGCCTTCATGGCTTCGTTATAACGCTCCGTCACGGCACTGAACGGCTCGGTACCGACGAAGCGCCGCGTGATGTGCAGCGGCGCGGCGAAACAACGCGCGAAGATGGTCAGGTCGAGCTCGCACTTGACGTCGCCGGCGCGCGCCTTGTCCTTGAGGAAATAATCGGGGAACGTCGCCGCCGAAATCAGGTAATCGCCGGTCGGATGCACAGCGACGTTTTTCAGGTGCGCCACGCCGCGACGCGCCATCTCCAGCCGCAGCGCCGCGGGGAAAAGGCTTTTCTCCGCCGAAAGCACGAAGACGTGCAGAAAATCGCACTGCGACGCTGCCGTCTCCATCAGGTACCGATGGCCTTTCGTGAACGGATTGCAGTTCGCCACCACGGCGCCGATCACGCCGTCGCGAACGGGACACGCCAGCGAGGCCACGAAACGCTTCACGCCGTCGCGGCGGTTTTCCATCAGCAGCACGTCGGCGGTCTCCGCCATCGGGAAAAATCCCAGATCGTCGAAGATCTGCCGGTTCGACGGCTTCGTGAACACGAACAGGTGGGTCAGCCCCGCCCGGATCGCGTCGGTCACGACTTCGCTCACCACCGACGCCGCCAGTCCCTCGCCCTGGTGCGCCGCGCTCACGCCGATACACTTGAGCACCGCGCCCTGGCGCGACGCCGTGGCGACC is part of the Pyramidobacter piscolens W5455 genome and harbors:
- the citC gene encoding [citrate (pro-3S)-lyase] ligase, producing MMQGRPFSGKTLERIEKFLASLGLDYDDGVEMTVCACDEEGEVVATASRQGAVLKCIGVSAAHQGEGLAASVVSEVVTDAIRAGLTHLFVFTKPSNRQIFDDLGFFPMAETADVLLMENRRDGVKRFVASLACPVRDGVIGAVVANCNPFTKGHRYLMETAASQCDFLHVFVLSAEKSLFPAALRLEMARRGVAHLKNVAVHPTGDYLISAATFPDYFLKDKARAGDVKCELDLTIFARCFAAPLHITRRFVGTEPFSAVTERYNEAMKAFLPPLGVEVTEIPRCQAGGAPISATRVRALLERGAPDEPELEELLPETTLELLRENRGRHGANEVGKEVRHAF